The following coding sequences lie in one Polynucleobacter asymbioticus genomic window:
- a CDS encoding F0F1 ATP synthase subunit epsilon, protein MSTIRVDVVSAEQSIFSGEAKFVALPGENGELGILRGHTPLITRIRPGSVRIEKADGDEEFVFVAGGYLEVQPDHVTVLADTAIRGHDLDEAKANEAKKRAEEAMQNRGTDFDLALAQSEFAMAAAQLAAIARFRRKK, encoded by the coding sequence ATGTCAACCATACGCGTCGATGTAGTAAGTGCTGAGCAATCTATTTTTAGCGGTGAAGCCAAGTTTGTTGCGCTTCCTGGTGAGAATGGTGAGCTCGGTATTTTGCGCGGCCACACCCCTTTGATTACACGCATTCGTCCAGGTTCAGTTCGTATTGAAAAAGCTGATGGTGATGAAGAGTTTGTATTCGTAGCGGGTGGCTATTTAGAAGTTCAGCCCGATCATGTCACTGTGTTAGCAGACACTGCTATCCGCGGCCATGATTTAGATGAAGCTAAGGCTAACGAAGCTAAGAAGCGCGCTGAAGAAGCAATGCAAAATCGTGGCACCGACTTTGATTTGGCATTAGCTCAATCAGAGTTTGCAATGGCAGCGGCACAGCTTGCAGCGATTGCTCGTTTCCGTCGTAAAAAGTAA